A window of Natranaeroarchaeum aerophilus contains these coding sequences:
- a CDS encoding alpha/beta hydrolase, which produces MATAESTVTVHTDVPFREVAGETLRLDVYEPADREGPLPVAVLVRGGGFLFGDKGEFARHAIDVASDGYLAVEPQYRLAPEHQFPAALTDVRAAIEWIRSVGEEYGADPDRVAAIGHSAGANLVALAAATAAEAGVTPPAAVVGYSGIYDFRAGDEDGASGDSEINTQYLGGSFEEVPDRYEAASPAARVDDSMSPTLLLHGNDDGVVPPAQSEQFAEALAPVADVEFETLPSDHAVPFHGDMYDEVYELTRDFLEERV; this is translated from the coding sequence ACACGGATGTGCCGTTCCGGGAGGTGGCGGGCGAGACGCTCCGGCTCGACGTCTACGAGCCAGCCGACCGTGAGGGGCCGCTTCCCGTAGCCGTTCTCGTCCGTGGGGGCGGGTTCCTCTTTGGCGACAAGGGCGAGTTCGCCCGGCACGCGATCGACGTCGCGAGCGACGGCTATCTCGCCGTCGAACCGCAGTACAGGCTCGCGCCCGAACACCAGTTTCCCGCAGCGCTCACGGACGTCCGTGCGGCGATCGAGTGGATCCGATCCGTGGGAGAAGAGTACGGCGCGGATCCCGACCGTGTCGCCGCGATCGGGCACTCCGCAGGCGCAAATCTGGTCGCCCTCGCCGCGGCGACCGCTGCAGAGGCGGGTGTCACTCCGCCCGCGGCGGTCGTCGGCTACTCGGGGATCTACGATTTCCGGGCTGGCGACGAGGACGGTGCATCCGGGGACTCCGAGATCAATACCCAGTATCTCGGCGGCTCCTTCGAGGAGGTCCCCGACCGTTACGAGGCGGCCTCGCCCGCGGCCCGAGTCGACGACTCGATGTCGCCCACGCTCTTGCTCCACGGGAACGACGATGGGGTCGTTCCGCCCGCACAGTCCGAGCAGTTTGCCGAGGCGCTCGCACCAGTAGCCGACGTCGAGTTCGAGACGCTCCCGAGCGATCATGCGGTGCCGTTTCACGGTGACATGTACGACGAGGTGTACGAACTGACGCGGGACTTTCTCGAAGAACGAGTCTAG